The window TTGGCCAGAATAGGGTTCGCGAGATGTGTTATATTGATGGCTTTCCGGCGACGAAAGTTGGAAACAAGTTTTTAATCCACATCGAGGCGGCCAATGAGTGGCTACGGCGGCGGGCCGAAGCCAAAGACGGCATCGACGCCAATTTACTAAGGAGGTGTGGCCAATGACGGCGCTGGAAAGACGGTATGCAATGGAGTGTTGCGACCAAATAGAGGCGCGGCTACGAGCGCTTATAGAGGTGCTGCGATATGCAGAGACGCCGCAGGAGGCTGCTGCCGGTAGTATGGCCAGAGCCGCGCAAGCACTCATTGAGGGAATTAGTCAACAGTTGATATTGTCGGACACTGATGAAAAATGAATTACATAGCCCAAATTAACGCATTTTTCGACAGGTTGCCGTCGCGGCCGCTATCAGTCCACGCTGTGGCCATGTGGTGCTACCTGACCCACTTGGCCAACCGGGCCGGCTGGCCGCGAGATGGTGTAGTGGTGCGCGAGGATACGCTGCGGGGCGTCCTAGGCATCGGGCACGGCACTTTTTGCCG of the Thermosinus carboxydivorans Nor1 genome contains:
- a CDS encoding MerR family transcriptional regulator, translated to MTGIGQNRVREMCYIDGFPATKVGNKFLIHIEAANEWLRRRAEAKDGIDANLLRRCGQ